The Amycolatopsis japonica nucleotide sequence CAGGCGCTCGGCGTGATCGGGCTCGCCGTGGTGGGAGAGAACGACCGGATCGCCATCGACAGGCTGCTGACCCAGCAGTGTTCCGAGGGCTACTTCCGCGTCCTCTTCTCCTACATCCCGACGAAGGAGACCGGCGACCACGTCACTCCGGACGGCCGCAAGGTCTCGACCTGCGACGAGGGTAAACCGCTCGGTCTTTCCCCGACCGACGGTGACGCCACCGGGCTCGCCCTCTCGGCGATGCTGGCCGCGAAGAAGGCGGGCGCGGCCGGTCTCGACGCCCCGATCGCCAAGACCGTCTCCTGGCTCAAGGCGAACCAGACGCCCGGCGGCGGCTGGGGTGGCGGCGTCGGCACCGAGGCGCCGAACACCAACAGCACCGGCCTGATCGTCCAAGCGCTCGTCGACGCAGGCGGCGCGAACGCGGCGGTGGACAAGGGCGTGCGGTTCCTCAAATCCGCGCAGGCGAACGCCGCGGCCGACTCCGGGAACAAGCTCGCGGGCGAACTCGGCGCGATCGCCTACGACCCGGCTTCCTACGAGGCGGCGCGTTCCTCCGGCATCAGCGGCCTCGACACCTGGATCCGCGCGAGTGCCCAGGCTTCGCTCGGGTTGTCGCAGGTCGGTTTCTACCCGCTTGCGAAGGGCGAAGTCCTGCCGCCGACCACCGGCGTCCCGGAAACCCCGGCTCCTGTGACGCAGCCGCACAAGCCCGCTCCTGAGCCCAAGAAATCCATCACGCCCAAGGCGTCCACCGGCGCCCGGGTGTCGACGGTCGCGGCGATCGCCGCTCCGGTCACCGCGACCCCGGCCGTCCGCCTCGGGGCCTACCTGACGAACCGGCTCGTCGGCGGCGACCACGTCGAGGTCACCGAGGACGGCAAGACCTACGTCGACTACGACGCCACCGCCGACGTGGTGCTGGCCTTGCGGGCGTTGGACCAGCAGCCGGACGCGGTCGCCCGCGCTTCGCGGTTCCTGCTGAAGCCCGAAGCCGTGCAGGCCTACGCGCACGGAGCGCCGTACGAACAGGGTCAGGCGTCGTACGCCGAACCGCTCGCGAAACTCGTGCTCGTCGCCGAATTCGCGAAGTCGGACGTCGCCGGTCCGTTGCGTGCCGATCTGGTGAAACTGCGCGGTACCGACGGGGAATTCACCGACACCGGATCGTTCGCCGACGCCGATCGGACGGTCGAGCGGCACGCTTGGGCGGTCCTCGCCACCGCCGCCGATCCCGGCCCCGCGGTCGAACTGCTCCTCTCCCGCCAATGCGCGGACGGGACCTTCCCGAAGCACCTCGACACCGCGGAATGCGGTTCCGGCGACCTCGCCGCGACGGCCGCCGCGGTCACCGCGCTCGTCGCCCGTCCGCACACGGATGCCGCGCCGCCGACCAGACGCCCGGACGGCTGGACCGAACGGCGCGTGTCGGCGTTCGTCTCCGCGGTGGACGCGCTCGGCGTCCGGCCCACCGGCGAGGGCTTGGTGACGGGAGAAGGCGGCGAGGTGGACATCGCGCTCAGCGCCACCGTCGCCGCCGCGCGGCAGACCGCCGGTCTCGACGCGAGCGGAACCGCGCGCTCGCTGGGCAAGCTCGTCCAGCAGGACGGCGGATTCGCCAAGGGAACCGGGGGAGAGACCGATTTCCCGACCAGTTCGGCCGCCGCACAAGGGGTCGCGGGCCGGTCTTGGCTCACCGCCGCGGATTCCCCGCTGTCACCCGCGATCCGGCTCCCGCTGACCGCCGGCACCGATACACCGGCGCTGGCCGCCGCCCAGTCCGACGACCGGCCGGGATGGCTGATCTGGGGACTCGCCGGGCTGGCCGTGCTGTTCCTCTCCACCGCGATCGCGCTCGTCTTCGTACTTCGTCGTTTCACCAAGAAAAGGGGGTAACACCATGAAGAGACTGCTCGCCGTCACGACCGTCCTCATCGGACTCATCGGGCTGTCCGCCGCACCCGCGAACGCGGTCGACACCACGAAGGGCTACGCCGGGATCTGCACCGGTGCCGACGCGCGCACCGGGGTCACGGTCGTGATCGACTTCCAGGAGCTGGCCGCCCCGACGATCACCCGCTGCTCGCCCAACGCCACGCCGGGCACCGCCCGCACGGGGATCAAGGCGTTGCAGGACGCGGGGATCGCGGTCGCCGGCACCGCGCGCTGGGGGCTCGCTTTCGTCTGCCGTCTGGAAGGGCGCCCGTCCGCGACGGAGACGCTCCCGCTGACGACCAACCCGAATTACAAGGAAGCGTGCGTCACCACCCCGCCCGCGGGCGCGTACTGGGGCTACTGGAACGCCGACGGTTCCGGTTCCACCTGGACCTACAGCAGCTCGGGTGCCCTCAACCGCAACGTCGTCCCGGGCGGTTTCGAGGGCTGGTCGTTCTCGCTGAACAAGTCCGCGACCACCAACCCGCCGCCCGGCGTCACGCCGAGGAACCCGGCCATCCCGTGAAAAGGGTCCTTCCCGTGGTGGCGGCGGTCTTCCTGATCGCCGCCACGGCGCCGTCCGCGCACGCGGTCGACCAGAGCAAGGGATATCCGGGGTTCTGCAAGGACGCCACCGGGGTCACCGTCGTCGTCGACTTCCAGCAGCTCGGCGGCACGACCATCGTGCGGTGCAATCCCCAGACCACCCGTGGCACCGGGCTGGACGCGCTCAAGGGCGCCGGTTTCCAGATCGCCGGAGTCCAGCGCTGGGGTGAGTCGTTCGTCTGCCGGGTCGAGAACCGCCCGTCCGCGGCTGAGGCCGTCCCCGTCGCGGGTCGCGGTGACTACCGTGAGCCTTGCGTCGACACGCCTCCGGCTCAGGCCTATTGGTCCTACTGGCACGCCTCGAACAACTGCGCCTGGGACTACAGCCAGTGGGGCGTCAAGAACCGTGACTTCATCCCCGGCGGTTTCGAAGGCTGGTCGTTCTCCTTGAACGCCACCACCCAGAGCAACCCGGTCCCGCGGGTCTCCGCCGTACGGCCCGGCACGGAGAGCCAGCCCTGTGTGCCGCGCGAGGAGGCCAAGCCGGTCACGGGTGACCCCGGCGAGCGCCAGCAGCGACCGCCGTCGGGGAACGGACAGCAGGCCGACGGCTCCCAGCCGACGACGGGTGCCGGAGAAGGTCCGGCCGCGGGTCCGAGTTCCGCCGCGCTGCCGCCGCCCAAACCGCGCCCGAGTGCTTCGGCACGGCCGAAGGCGCAGGATCCGTCGATGAACGTCGCGTTCACCGGCGGCGAGAACGCCGAGGACGTCAACGCGGTGATCGACCGCGAGTCCGGAGCGGGCGGCTGGGCGCCTTGGGCCGCGGGAGCCGTGGTACTCGCGCTGTGCGTGGCGGGATTCCTGATGGCACGCAGACGCAAACGCGCACAAGGAGTTTGATGACGTCCTACTTCCTGCCGCGCGATCTGCACCCGGCCGCGTGGTGGGTGTGGGCGCTCGGACTCGCCGTCGCGGCGACCCGCACGACGAACCCGTGGCTGCTGCTGACCATCGTGGCCGTCGCGGGGTACGTCGTCGTGGCCCGCCGCAGTGAGGCGCCGTGGGCGCTGGCGTTCCGGCTCTACCTGTACCTCGGCGCGTTCATCGTCGCGATCCGGGTGTTCTTCCGTGTCGTGTTCGGCGGCGGTGAGGGGGCCACGATCATCCTGCGGCTGCCCGAAATCCCGCTGCCGGAATGGGCGGCGGGCATCCGGCTCTTCGGCGACGTCTCCGCGGAATCGTTGCTGGGCGGGCTCTACGACGGGATGCGGCTGGCGACGATGGTGATCTGCCTCGGCGCGGCCAATGCGCTCGCGAACCCGAAACGGCTGCTCAAGGCGATGCCGCCGGCGCTGTACGAGGTGGGCACGGCGGTGATCGTCGCGCTGTCGGTGTTCCCGCAGCTCGCCGAGAGTGTGCTGCGGGTCCGGCGGGCACGCAGGCTGCGCGGCGGTTCGGGGAAGAGGAAGGTGAAGGCGCTGCACACCATCCTCATCCCGGTACTGGAGGACGCGCTTTCCCGCTCGCTGCAGCTCGCCGCGTCGATGGATTCACGCGGCTACGGCCGCGCGGGAACGGTCGAAGCGCGGGCCAGGCTGATCACGGGCACGTTGATGATCATCGGCCTGCTCGGCGTCTGCGTCGGTGTTTACGCCACTTTGGACGGTTCGACGCCCCGATACCTGGCCGCACCGGTGCTTTCCGCCGGAGTCGTGATCGGACTCGCCGGATTCCGGTCGGCGGGCAAACGCGTCCGGCGCACGCGTTACCGGCCGGATCGCTGGCAGCCGCCGGAGATCGTCGTCGCCCTCAGCGGGATCGCCGTCGCGGCCGTCCTGTTCACGACGTCGGAGGTGAACCCGATGAACATGAACCCGTCGCTGATCGGCCTGTCCTGGCCGTCGCTGTCGTGGGTGCCGTTGCTCGGGGTGCTGATCGGCGTGCTGCCCGCGTTCCTCACCCCGGCCCCCGAACCTCCTTACGCCGCACTGGAAGAAGAAGTGCACGCATGATCGAACTGGACCACGTTTCCTTCACCTATCACGGCCGCGCCGAACCGGTGCTGTCCGACGTGACGCTGTCCATCGGTGAAGGCGAACTCGTGCTGTTCGCGGGCCGGACCGGGGCGGGCAAGTCGACGCTGCTCGGCACGATCAACGGTCTCGTCCCGCATTTCACCGGCGGTCACCTCGAAGGCACGGTGTCCGTCGACGGCGTGACGACGCGGTCCCGGCCGCCGCGCGAGTTCGCGCATCTGGTCGGCGTCGTCGGCCAGGATCCGCTCGCGGGCTTCGTCACCGACACGGTGGAGGACGAACTCGCGTACGGCATGGAGCAACTCGGCCTGAGCCCGCAGGTGATGCGACGCCGGGTGGAGGAGACCCTCGACCTCCTCGGCATCGCGGAACTGCGCAGGCGCGCGTTGCGGACGCTGTCCGGCGGGCAGCAGCAGCGGGTGGCGATCGGCGCGGTGCTCACCACTCACCCCAAGGTGCTGGTACTGGACGAACCGACGTCGGCGCTGGACCCGACGGCGGCCGAGGAAGTGCTCGCGACGCTGGCCAGGTTGGTGGAGGACCTCGGCACGACGGTGCTGATGGCCGAGCACCGGATGGAACGCGTGATCCCGTTCGCGGACCGGATGATCCACGTACCGGGTACCGGGGAGGTGATCGACGGAACGCCACCGGAAGTGCTGAAGGACATGCCCATCGCGCCGCCGATCGTCCACTTGGGACGGTTGGCGGGCTGGGACCCGCTGCCGATGTCGGTCCGTGATGCCCGGCGGCGCGCTTCTTCGCTGACGTTGGGCGCTCCGCCCGCGCGAAACACGACCGTGGGCGAAGAACTGCTGGCCGCGTCCGGCGTCGTCGTGCGCTACGGGCCGAAGGTGGCGGTGCGGGAGGTCGATCTCGCCCTGCGCGCCGGCGAGGTGCTGGCGATGATGGGGCGCAACGGATCCGGCAAGTCGTCGCTGCTGTGGGCGGTGCAGGGTTCCGGCCCGCGGCAGGGCGGCAAGGTCACCGTCGAGGGCAAGGACCCGAAGACGCTGAGCAGTGCCGCGGCACGCGCCCTGGTCGGGATGGTGCCGCAGACCGCGAGCGATCTGCTGTACCTGCAGACCGTCGCCGCCGAATGCGAAGCCGCCGACGCGGAATCGGGTGCGGAGCCGGGGAAGTGCCGGGAACTGCTCGACAGGCTCGCTCCGGGCATCGATCCCGCGTCGCATCCCCGTGATCTCTCGGAGGGGCAGCGTCTCGCGCTCGTGCTCGCGGTCCAGTTGTCGGCCGCCCCGCGGATCATGCTGCTGGACGAACCGACCCGCGGCCTCGACTACACTGCGAAGGCGGCGCTGGCGCGGATGATCGCTTCGCTCACGGCGGAGGGCAAGGCGATCGTCGTGGCCACCCACGACGTCGAATTCGTCGCGACGATCGCGGACCGCGTGCTCGTGATGGCGGAAGGGGAGGTCGTCTCGGACGGCCCGACCGGTGAGGTGCTCGGCGGCTCCCCGGCGTTCGCCACGCAGATCGCGAAGATCCTCGGCGAGCCCTGGCTCACCGTCGACGAGGTCCGGTCCGCGCTTCCGCAGGAGGTCTCGTGACCGCGGCGGTCCGGCTCGGCCCCCGCTCGGCGACGGTGCTCGGGCTGGCGTCGCTGGCCGGACTGATGATGTTCGTCTGGCCGCTCCTTGTCCGTGTCGAGCCGCAATCGATGCAGCACGGCCCGGACGCGCCGTTCGTGTTCATCGGGATCCTGCCGATCCTGATCGTCATCGTGCTGGCCGAGATGTCCGAAGGGGGCATGGATTCCAAGGCCCTCGCGATGCTCGGCGTGCTCTCCGCGGTGAACGCCGCCCTGCGGCCACTCGGCGCGGGGACCGCGGGCATCGAGACCGTGTTCTTCCTGCTGGTGCTGGCCGGGCGGGTACTCGGCCCCGGCTTCGGTTTCGTGCTGGGCTGCACGTCGATGTTCGCTTCGGCGCTGCTGACCGCCGGGGTGGGGCCGTGGCTGCCGTTCCAGATGATGTGCTCGGCGTGGATCGGGATGGGCGCCGGGCTGCTGCCCCGCCGCGTCACCGGCAAGGCGGAGATCGCGATGCTGGTGACGTACGGGATCTTCGTCGCGTACGTCTTCGGATTCCTGATGAACCTGTGGTTCTGGCCGTTCATCACCGACGCCGAAGTGCCGTACCACGACGGGCACATCTCCTACGTGCCCGGCGCCCCGCTGCTGGAGAACCTGCACCGCTTCGCCGTGTTCACCCTGCTGACCTCGACGGCGGGCTGGGACACCGGCCGCGCGATCACCAACACGGTGGCGATCCTGGTGCTGGGGCCCGCCGTGCTCGCGACGTTGCGCCGGGCTTCGCGGAAGGCTTCCTACGGCGTGATCCCCTCGTTCACCGATGGGCCCGCTTCCGGCGCAGGACGTGGAAGGACACGGCGAACGCCACTCCCACGGCCACGATGATCGCGGCGAAGACGGGATGCATGTCTTTGGACAGGCTTTGCGCTCTTTCGGGGCCGATCGCCCACAGCGCCAGGGGAGTGGCGTAGGCCGAGGTGAGGGCGATCGCGCCCCAGCGGAGAGGTCTGAGCCGGGCGTCGCGCAAAGTGCCGATCAGCACGAGCGCGACCGGGACGATCGCGAGCATCGCGAACTGGCCGACGACCATGATCGGTACGGCCCAGGCCGAGACGATGACGGCACGCGGGGCGCGGCGGACGGTGGTTTCGCGGTCGAGCGTCTGGGTGGACATCGGTTCCTCCGAGGTGTGTGGTGCGGTCAGCAGTGGGATTCGGCGGTGGCCTTGAGGTCCTTCAGCCAGGCTTCGAGGCCCCAGCCGAGGAATTTGGTGGCGGTGGGCACATCGGCCTCGACCTGAGCACCGGACCAGTTCTCCTCGGTGCGGACGAGTACCCCGCCCTTGACCTCGGTGAAGTTCCAGACGTGGATCCCGTTGTCGATGCCGAGGCCCTCGCCGGCCGCGGGCCCGCTCCAGCGGAGGCATTTGCCGCGCTGGATCTGGTGGACGGTCGAGGTGATCGACAGCGTGGTGGCCGGGGTCGTGGCCGTGGCCGGCGCCGGGGTGGTCCAGTGGAACCGGGAGTTCTTCCGCAGCGGGCCGTGATCCAGGCGTTCGCTGCTCAGTACCGGCTCCTGCCAGGACGGCCAGCGTTCGACGTCGGTCTGCAGACGCCAGATCTTGCTCAGTGGTGCCTTGATCAGGGCCTCGGTCCGGTAGTGGATCGGGGCCTTCGTGTCGATGGTCTTGCCTTGGCACGAAAGCGGGGTGGGGGAGGCGGTGGTGGCGTGGGCGGGGGCCACGGCACCGCCCAGCAGGCCGATCGCCAGCGGGAGGGCGAGTGCGGCGGTGCGATAGAGCGACTTCATCAGGACTCCTTGTTAGCGGCGATTGCGATAGTTAGAAGCTATAACCACAACGACGTGAGTGTCAATAGGGAAAGTGATAACCTCTAACTGATCGGAAGGGAGTGGCTGGTGGAGACCTCGCGGGAGCGGTATCGGGCGCAGGTGCGTGCGGAGATCAAGCGGCACGCGTGGGAGCAGTTGGCCACGACGGGCGTGTCCGCGCTGTCCCTCAACGCGATCGCCAAGCACGTCGGCATGAGCGGTCCCGCGCTGTACCGGTACTTCCCCAGTCGCGACGACCTGATCACGGACCTTGTCCGCGACGCGTATCGAAGCCTCGCCGACGTCGTCCAGGCGGCAGGCAGCGTGACTGAAGTCGCCTACGCGATCAGGGAATGGGCGCTGGCGGATCCGCAGCGATACCTGTTCGTCTATGGGACGCCCATCCCCGGCTATCACGCGCCTGGCGACACCACGGAAATCTCCGACGAGATCATGGCGGTGTTGCTCCGGGTGTACGCGGCGGAGCCGGATGACGGTCGGGCGCTCAGTCGTGCCGTCACCTTCTGGACCCGTGTCCACGGTGTTCTTTCGCTCGAGCTCGCCGGGCATTTCGTCGGCATGGGGTTCGATCCCGCCCTGCTGTTCGCCGCCGAGGTCGACGGCTTGCTCAGGTGAGCGCGCTCGCCAGGGCGTGATCGAGTGGCGATTCGGCGGGACCTGGTCGCGAGCGTGTCGTCCGTCTGATCACGTGTGTCGTCCGTTCTGGTCATGCGCACCTGTCCAGTCGTTCGCCGCACATGTCGCGAAAGCCACTTTCGGGACATCAGACGTCGCGGAAGTGGCTTTCGCGACGTTTTCGCGTGAGGGTCGCCGGGCGCGGCCACTGTCCATAAAGGACGGTTTCCGCTGAGCGGGGCATCGTCGGCCGCTTTCGGCGCTGTACGGTGGTTTTCGCGTTCGCTGTGCTAGCTTCCGGGAATGCGCGGAGGATCCTGGATTCGTACGCTCGCGGTGCTCTCGTCGATGCTCCTGGCTTCGCTGATCGGCCCCGGCGCCGTCGCGAACGCGTCCGGCGGGCACGGCTGTGAATGCGCCACCCCGTCGATCGACCGTTTGCAGCAATGGCTCGCCTCCGGTGAGGGCACCACGCTGCCGCCGACTGGCAGCCTGCTCGTCCGCGAACGCGGCGGTTACGCGGCGAAGGTGACCTTCCTGAACGCCGAATGGCACGTTGTCGTCGTCTGGCTGGGGAATCAGTTCGAGGCGCAGGCGGATCTCTCGAAATCCGCCGGTTTCTGGATGACCTACAGCGCGACCGACGACCTCTACGTCCAGCTGCGCCCCGCCTCGCATTGGAGCGGCGGGGACAAGTGGCTCACGAAGGTGCCGTCGACCGGCGGGAAGTTGGTGAAGAAGTTCTTCAGCTTCAAGCCCTCCGTCTGGACGACGTTGCCCGAGCTGGGTACGCCCGGCTACTCCTTCGCCTCGGCGCTCACCGAGGCTCGGGGCCTGGTCTTCGTCGGCAAGACCCCGAACAAGCTCGACTTCCGCGGCCTCTCGATCGACCGCTACCGGCCGCCCTGTCTCTGAACGCTCCTCGGATTTCACCTGTCCGGAGCGACGGCCATCGCGCACCGTGCCCGATTTGTCCTGTACGGTGAACTTTCAGCCGCCTCCGCACGACCGATCCGAGGAGTACCCCTGATGAGCCTGTTCGACTCGCTGAAGGAAAAGGCCGCCGAACTGCTGGGCGGCGCGGGCGACAAGGTCGGCGAACTGACCGGTGTCGACCTTTCCGGCGCCGCCGACCAGGTCACCCAGGCGACCGGCGGGCTGGCCGAGACCGGTCAGGGCCTCGCCGAGAGTGCCACCACGGCGGGCCAGGACGCCGTCGACTCGGCCACCGCGGCCGGCCAGGGCGTCGTCGACTCCACCGGTGCGTTCGGTGACGCCGCCACCGGACTGGCCGGCGACGTGATCGACCCGAACGCCCGGGGCTGACCGCCCCCGGACTCCCCGGTATCCCGCGGATACCGGGGAGTTCGTCATTTCTCCGGTGGGACGACGTCCGTTTTTCGGCAGGACGATCTTCGGTTTTCCTTGTCCCATAAGGGAATTATCGCCGGTCGAGTGGATGAGGAAACGGTTGTGGTAACCCGTCCACGGCCGCGAAGCTCGGTCGTGATCGTCAACCGACTCAAGCCCGTCGGCCTGTGTGCCGCGCTCACCGTGCCCGCCCTTCTCCTGCGCTTCACCGGCACCGATCCGGGCGCGCCTGCCGGGCTGCTGCTGTTCGGCCTCGCCGTCGTGGCGGCCTCGTTCCTGCTCGCCTGGGCG carries:
- a CDS encoding energy-coupling factor transporter transmembrane component T gives rise to the protein MTSYFLPRDLHPAAWWVWALGLAVAATRTTNPWLLLTIVAVAGYVVVARRSEAPWALAFRLYLYLGAFIVAIRVFFRVVFGGGEGATIILRLPEIPLPEWAAGIRLFGDVSAESLLGGLYDGMRLATMVICLGAANALANPKRLLKAMPPALYEVGTAVIVALSVFPQLAESVLRVRRARRLRGGSGKRKVKALHTILIPVLEDALSRSLQLAASMDSRGYGRAGTVEARARLITGTLMIIGLLGVCVGVYATLDGSTPRYLAAPVLSAGVVIGLAGFRSAGKRVRRTRYRPDRWQPPEIVVALSGIAVAAVLFTTSEVNPMNMNPSLIGLSWPSLSWVPLLGVLIGVLPAFLTPAPEPPYAALEEEVHA
- a CDS encoding ABC transporter ATP-binding protein is translated as MIELDHVSFTYHGRAEPVLSDVTLSIGEGELVLFAGRTGAGKSTLLGTINGLVPHFTGGHLEGTVSVDGVTTRSRPPREFAHLVGVVGQDPLAGFVTDTVEDELAYGMEQLGLSPQVMRRRVEETLDLLGIAELRRRALRTLSGGQQQRVAIGAVLTTHPKVLVLDEPTSALDPTAAEEVLATLARLVEDLGTTVLMAEHRMERVIPFADRMIHVPGTGEVIDGTPPEVLKDMPIAPPIVHLGRLAGWDPLPMSVRDARRRASSLTLGAPPARNTTVGEELLAASGVVVRYGPKVAVREVDLALRAGEVLAMMGRNGSGKSSLLWAVQGSGPRQGGKVTVEGKDPKTLSSAAARALVGMVPQTASDLLYLQTVAAECEAADAESGAEPGKCRELLDRLAPGIDPASHPRDLSEGQRLALVLAVQLSAAPRIMLLDEPTRGLDYTAKAALARMIASLTAEGKAIVVATHDVEFVATIADRVLVMAEGEVVSDGPTGEVLGGSPAFATQIAKILGEPWLTVDEVRSALPQEVS
- a CDS encoding ECF transporter S component; the encoded protein is MTAAVRLGPRSATVLGLASLAGLMMFVWPLLVRVEPQSMQHGPDAPFVFIGILPILIVIVLAEMSEGGMDSKALAMLGVLSAVNAALRPLGAGTAGIETVFFLLVLAGRVLGPGFGFVLGCTSMFASALLTAGVGPWLPFQMMCSAWIGMGAGLLPRRVTGKAEIAMLVTYGIFVAYVFGFLMNLWFWPFITDAEVPYHDGHISYVPGAPLLENLHRFAVFTLLTSTAGWDTGRAITNTVAILVLGPAVLATLRRASRKASYGVIPSFTDGPASGAGRGRTRRTPLPRPR
- a CDS encoding SRPBCC family protein, with the protein product MKSLYRTAALALPLAIGLLGGAVAPAHATTASPTPLSCQGKTIDTKAPIHYRTEALIKAPLSKIWRLQTDVERWPSWQEPVLSSERLDHGPLRKNSRFHWTTPAPATATTPATTLSITSTVHQIQRGKCLRWSGPAAGEGLGIDNGIHVWNFTEVKGGVLVRTEENWSGAQVEADVPTATKFLGWGLEAWLKDLKATAESHC
- a CDS encoding TetR/AcrR family transcriptional regulator yields the protein METSRERYRAQVRAEIKRHAWEQLATTGVSALSLNAIAKHVGMSGPALYRYFPSRDDLITDLVRDAYRSLADVVQAAGSVTEVAYAIREWALADPQRYLFVYGTPIPGYHAPGDTTEISDEIMAVLLRVYAAEPDDGRALSRAVTFWTRVHGVLSLELAGHFVGMGFDPALLFAAEVDGLLR